In the Nomascus leucogenys isolate Asia chromosome 5, Asia_NLE_v1, whole genome shotgun sequence genome, one interval contains:
- the GJB2 gene encoding gap junction beta-2 protein yields the protein MDWGTLQTILGGVNKHSTSIGKIWLTVLFIFRIMILVVAAKEVWGDEQADFVCNTLQPGCKNVCYDHYFPISHIRLWALQLIFVSTPALLVAMHVAYRRHEKKRKFIKGEIKSEFKDIEEIKTQKVRIEGSLWWTYTSSIFFRVIFEAAFMYVFYVMYDGFSMQRLVKCNAWPCPNTVDCFVSRPTEKTVFTVFMIAVSGICILLNVTELCYLLIRYCSGKSKKPV from the coding sequence ATGGATTGGGGCACGCTGCAGACCATCCTGGGGGGTGTGAACAAACACTCCACCAGCATTGGAAAGATCTGGCTCACCGTCCTCTTCATTTTTCGCATTATGATCCTCGTTGTGGCTGCAAAGGAGGTGTGGGGAGATGAGCAGGCCGACTTTGTCTGCAACACCCTGCAGCCAGGCTGCAAGAATGTGTGCTACGATCACTACTTCCCCATCTCCCACATCCGGCTGTGGGCCCTGCAGCTGATCTTCGTGTCCACGCCAGCGCTCCTAGTGGCCATGCACGTGGCCTACCGGAGACATGAGAAGAAGAGGAAGTTCATCAAGGGAGAGATAAAGAGTGAATTTAAGGACATCGAGGAGATCAAAACCCAGAAGGTCCGCATCGAAGGCTCCCTGTGGTGGACCTACACGAGCAGCATCTTCTTCCGCGTCATCTTCGAAGCCGCCTTCATGTACGTCTTCTACGTCATGTACGACGGCTTCTCCATGCAGCGGCTGGTGAAGTGCAATGCCTGGCCTTGTCCCAACACTGTGGACTGCTTTGTGTCCCGGCCCACGGAGAAGACTGTCTTCACAGTGTTCATGATTGCAGTGTCTGGAATTTGCATCCTGCTGAATGTCACTGAATTGTGTTACTTGCTAATTAGATATTGTTCTGGGAAGTCAAAAAAGCCAGTTTAA